GATTGAGGTGGTGTGATACATGGCGTTAGTGTTGGAAAGCTTCAACGACGATTCCATCTCTCGCGAGCTGTACCAGTTTCTCGCTGCCAATTTTCATCAGGACTGGGACCTGGAAGCTGACGACTGGCAGGGAATCGTTGACAACTATATCGACGAAGATCCCACTCCCGGGCCCCTGCTGCTGTTGGCTGAGCAGATTGACGAGCTCCGTGGGTCTCGTCAAGAGCCGCAGCTGAACGAATTTCTCGTCCGTCAAGTCGGTGTGGACTACAGCCCAACACCGTTGTCCTACGGTGAATGGTTGAAGGAGATCGCTAATCGGCTCCGGCTGCGAATCACCCAGACCGGACCTGGGACTCCAACTCCGCAAGATTGATAATAAATCGGTCGGCGTCATACGGAGGTGGCCATGAACGAGGGCTCGATTTCGACTGAGTTAGCCCAATTCTTCGGCGCATACTTCCACCAGGATTGGGACCTGGAAGCTGACGACTGGCAAAGGATAGTCGACAATTTCGTTAACGCGGACCCTGTCGCCGGGCCTTGAGGATGTTGGCTCAAGCGATTGATGACGCGCGCCGCTCGTTCTGAATCAGATCTCTCGCAGTTCCTGTTACGCAAAATTGGTGTCTGCTTTGATCCGCGACCGGAGGTGACATTCAAGAAGTGGCTCGGGCAAATCGCCGTGCGGCTGCGCCAGCACGCCAACGAGATCGACGGTCATAATGCGGTGTCCGAATACACCCGATTAGCGAAGAACTGGGTCGAGGTGACCAAGCGGGTCGCTGCAGGTACTTGGGGTGGCATCGTATGCCCCAAGAATGCTGATGCCGATGTGTTGATTGAGGTCCGTGAACGAGGAAGTGGCACCGGAGATGCGCGGTTTGAGTACTGGATCCACTGCCCGGGATGCGGTGCTGAGATCTACTTCCACAGCAAGGTGCAATACAGTCCGACGCCGCACTCGTCTGGGTAGATCCGCCAAGTCGTAGTGGCTATCCGCCCGTAGATTGCTCAACGACGATTTGACCGGTGTGGCTGTTGCGCTGGGCAACGCGATCCACAGCACTGCGGCATCTGGAACGCAGGTGTGAGGCCCAAACGGCCTAAATTATGCTCGCAGCTGCAATGCCCCCATAGCCCAATTGGCAGAGGCAGCGGACTTAAAATCCTCTGAACTGGACGTTGGTTGCGTTTGCTGGCCGCGGTTGTGGCCGGAAGAGTCGTCTCTAACTGCGGTTATGCCGTTGGCTGCCTTGGCTGGTGTGGAGGCCGAATGAGAGTACTGCGGTATCCACTGCGGTATCGCATTAAGCCGATTGAGCCGCCTGGCCGGAGGATTCTTTGGCCTCTGCGGGCAGGAATTGTGAATACTTTTCGCGGAGGTATGCCAGGCCAGAATCGTGGGACGTCTCGTACTCCAGCGAGTTCTGCACGAACTTGAGTCGGTGCTCGGCGTCGGAGATCAGCTCGCTCCACTGCTTAACGACGATCCTGTAGGGGCTCTCCTGCACGACACCGAACGGCAGATGCGGTTGCCGCCGCTGTTCGTCGACGGTGCGCGTCGTCTCATTGCCAACAAGCCAGAAATCCCACTCAACGTTGGGCTGCGCGAACGCCTCGTCGTTCACGATGGCGCTGGCGTAGGAACGCAGTTGGCTCACGTCGTCGTCATCGAGCTTGTGTTTGGGACGTTTCAGTTCGACCACCAGATGCTCAAACGAGTCGGCGTTGGTCTGCAACCGTCGCCCGAGTACCAGGTCCGGTATCGCGTCGGCGCCGTCTTCTAGCCGCACTTCTTTGAGCTCGGCCAGTTCAACGTCCGTTCCCAGCTTCTTGAGGAATTTCTTCAACACTTTGGTTAGGCGTTCGTCATCCCCGGTCAGGCTCCACTCCTCCCCAAAGATCCAGGTTTCATGCGCCAGGATGCGATGTAGCTGCCGCCGCTCCAGCAACCGTCGCTTGATCTGGCGGTCGAAAAGGATCGTGTTGAGGCCGCTGAGAAACTCCATGCGGGTACCGATCGCGCGGCCGGTCTGAATCAGCTGCGTGAGGGTGGTGTGTTTCAGCAGTCGCGCGAGTTCATCGACACGCGACTTCGGCAGCCGAGCCAGATCCGACAG
The window above is part of the Mycolicibacterium rutilum genome. Proteins encoded here:
- a CDS encoding contact-dependent growth inhibition system immunity protein; its protein translation is MNEGSISTELAQFFGAYFHQDWDLEADDWQRIVDNFVNADPVAGP
- a CDS encoding contact-dependent growth inhibition system immunity protein, coding for MALVLESFNDDSISRELYQFLAANFHQDWDLEADDWQGIVDNYIDEDPTPGPLLLLAEQIDELRGSRQEPQLNEFLVRQVGVDYSPTPLSYGEWLKEIANRLRLRITQTGPGTPTPQD